The following proteins come from a genomic window of Micromonospora echinofusca:
- a CDS encoding 2-oxo acid dehydrogenase subunit E2 has protein sequence MATVGGDDRPPPVRQASDPDPITITEPARRLMAEHGVAEADVRSIGKPVIARSDIEQLVAGQAPPATAERVTVSAAQRRVARTVSTSHREIPAAYTVVKVVADRLKQRLRAEAATIGFVGIPELVVEAIAARRAEFPLCFARAEGDQAATVLPGAHVGVTIDVGRGLYLPVVADADTRPLRDVAADLLRFRRAAVRGEFAEADLAGSNIALTIHTDADVVHAQPLIFPEHTCAVSLASMQRELVLQNDGSVTTSDYFHLGLAYDHRFVNGRSAVAFLRAVKADLEAG, from the coding sequence GTGGCGACCGTCGGCGGGGACGACCGCCCGCCGCCGGTGCGGCAGGCTTCCGATCCGGATCCGATCACCATCACCGAGCCGGCCCGGCGGCTGATGGCTGAACACGGTGTGGCGGAGGCGGACGTACGGTCGATCGGCAAGCCGGTCATCGCGCGGTCGGACATCGAACAGCTGGTCGCCGGGCAGGCGCCGCCGGCCACGGCCGAGCGGGTGACCGTGTCCGCGGCCCAACGACGGGTCGCCCGTACGGTGTCCACCTCGCACCGCGAGATCCCCGCCGCGTACACGGTCGTCAAGGTGGTCGCCGATCGACTGAAACAACGCCTGCGTGCCGAGGCGGCGACCATCGGCTTCGTCGGCATCCCGGAGCTGGTGGTCGAGGCGATCGCGGCGCGGCGGGCGGAGTTCCCGCTGTGCTTCGCGCGAGCGGAGGGCGATCAGGCGGCGACGGTTCTGCCGGGAGCGCACGTCGGTGTCACCATCGACGTCGGGAGGGGCCTCTACCTGCCGGTCGTCGCCGACGCCGACACCCGGCCGCTGCGGGACGTCGCCGCCGACCTGTTGCGGTTCCGTCGCGCCGCCGTGCGCGGGGAATTCGCCGAGGCGGATCTGGCCGGGTCGAACATCGCGCTCACGATACATACGGACGCGGACGTCGTGCATGCGCAGCCGCTCATCTTCCCGGAACACACATGCGCGGTCTCTCTCGCCTCGATGCAGCGCGAGTTGGTGCTTCAGAATGATGGCTCGGTCACCACCAGTGACTATTTCCACCTGGGTTTGGCATACGACCATCGTTTTGTCAACGGTCGGTCGGCGGTGGCGTTCCTGCGCGCGGTCAAGGCCGATCTGGAGGCCGGTTGA
- a CDS encoding alpha-ketoacid dehydrogenase subunit beta has product MAEPGAERVGEGLNRALATLLAERPDLHLIGEDMADPYGGAFGVTRGLSTGYPERVLSTPISEQAIVGFAVGLALRGREAVVEVMFSDFATLCFDQIVNLASKAVTMYGEPVRMPLVIRCPTGGNRGYGPTHSQSLQKHFVGVPNLAVHELSPVHDAHATLARILDSGAPAMYFEDKVLYGRRRFGAAAGDELFHCERIGGACDFAVLGVRGVDRADVVVIAPGGLTDRVLGGMRGAYLSDEIAVRAVVPSRLYPFDPAPLAALVAGAGRVVVVEDATAGGTWGAEVAHTIHQQMWDLLSQPVRLLHAPPSTIPAAPHLERAVLVQADDIRAVVTAVAGG; this is encoded by the coding sequence ATGGCTGAGCCGGGGGCCGAGCGGGTCGGGGAGGGCCTCAACCGTGCCCTGGCGACCCTGCTCGCGGAGAGGCCGGATCTCCATCTGATCGGCGAGGACATGGCCGATCCGTACGGCGGCGCCTTCGGCGTCACCCGCGGGCTGTCCACCGGGTATCCCGAACGGGTCCTCAGCACTCCGATCAGCGAGCAGGCGATCGTGGGCTTCGCGGTCGGCCTGGCCCTGCGGGGCCGGGAGGCGGTGGTCGAGGTGATGTTCTCCGACTTCGCCACCCTGTGCTTCGACCAGATCGTCAACCTGGCCAGCAAGGCCGTCACGATGTACGGCGAACCGGTGCGGATGCCGCTGGTGATCCGGTGCCCGACGGGGGGCAACCGCGGATACGGGCCCACCCACAGCCAGAGCCTGCAGAAGCACTTCGTGGGCGTGCCCAACCTCGCCGTGCACGAGCTGAGCCCGGTGCACGACGCGCACGCCACACTGGCCCGCATCCTCGACTCGGGGGCTCCCGCGATGTACTTCGAGGACAAGGTGCTCTACGGCCGTCGACGGTTCGGCGCGGCGGCCGGAGACGAGCTGTTCCACTGCGAGCGGATCGGTGGCGCCTGCGACTTCGCCGTGTTGGGCGTGCGCGGGGTCGACCGGGCCGACGTCGTGGTCATCGCACCGGGCGGCCTCACCGACAGGGTGCTCGGCGGGATGCGGGGTGCCTATCTGAGTGACGAGATCGCGGTGCGTGCGGTGGTGCCGTCGCGGCTCTATCCGTTCGATCCCGCGCCGCTGGCTGCTCTGGTCGCCGGGGCCGGACGGGTGGTGGTCGTCGAGGACGCGACGGCCGGCGGCACGTGGGGGGCCGAGGTGGCTCACACCATCCACCAGCAGATGTGGGACCTGCTGTCCCAGCCCGTCCGGCTGCTCCACGCGCCGCCGAGCACGATCCCCGCCGCACCCCACCTCGAGCGTGCGGTGCTGGTCCAGGCGGACGACATCCGCGCCGTGGTGACGGCGGTCGCCGGTGGGTGA
- a CDS encoding thiamine pyrophosphate-dependent dehydrogenase E1 component subunit alpha: MRESRLRPLADSTLGAMLSIRRFEYAVLDLLGRGLIPGTSHTCLGQEYVPVVVESLLCPDDEVFSNHRGHGHFLARYDDPAGLLAELAGREGALCGGMGGSQHIRRPGFMSTGIQGQLVPVAVGTAFDMRRTGTNSISVVYVGDGTWGEGVVYEALNLAALWRVPMVVVVEHNGIAQSTPTSAQMAGSVADRCAAFGIRHVEVTGIDVDAIRASLAPLVAAVRHDGSPLVVEFDTVRLGPHSKGDDTRTPAELEALAGRDWYPHYRAAFPEQVDRLDAAATGKIRDVVESVLARPLIGAGHG, from the coding sequence ATGCGTGAGAGCCGGCTGCGCCCGCTGGCCGACTCCACCCTCGGGGCGATGCTGTCCATCCGACGCTTCGAGTACGCGGTCCTCGACCTGCTCGGCCGGGGACTGATCCCGGGCACCAGCCACACCTGCCTCGGCCAGGAGTACGTTCCGGTCGTGGTCGAGTCCCTGCTGTGCCCCGACGACGAGGTGTTCAGCAACCACCGGGGACACGGCCACTTCCTGGCGCGGTACGACGATCCGGCGGGGCTGCTCGCCGAGCTCGCCGGCCGTGAGGGCGCGTTGTGCGGCGGGATGGGCGGTTCGCAGCACATCCGCCGCCCGGGCTTCATGTCCACCGGCATCCAGGGGCAACTGGTGCCGGTCGCGGTGGGCACCGCCTTCGACATGCGGCGCACCGGAACGAACTCGATCTCCGTGGTGTACGTCGGGGACGGCACCTGGGGCGAGGGGGTGGTGTACGAGGCGCTCAACCTCGCCGCGCTCTGGCGGGTGCCGATGGTCGTCGTCGTCGAACACAACGGGATCGCCCAGTCCACCCCGACCTCGGCACAGATGGCCGGTAGCGTCGCCGACCGCTGTGCCGCCTTCGGCATCCGCCACGTCGAGGTGACCGGCATCGACGTCGACGCCATCCGGGCCAGCCTGGCGCCGCTCGTCGCCGCCGTACGTCACGACGGGTCTCCGTTGGTGGTCGAGTTCGACACGGTGCGGCTCGGCCCGCACAGCAAGGGCGACGACACCCGCACGCCGGCGGAGCTCGAGGCCCTCGCCGGGCGTGACTGGTACCCGCACTACCGCGCGGCATTCCCGGAGCAGGTCGACCGCCTGGACGCGGCGGCGACCGGGAAGATCCGCGACGTGGTCGAGTCGGTACTCGCCCGACCGCTGATCGGCGCCGGTCATGGCTGA